The following proteins are encoded in a genomic region of Phragmites australis chromosome 9, lpPhrAust1.1, whole genome shotgun sequence:
- the LOC133929394 gene encoding uncharacterized protein LOC133929394: protein MSPQQQHPVPRATVAGAVASLTKWMKKRAAAATPNLLADERDDLVLLQLSLRRVPASPTTRPHLLPLPHPVVAHAGASVCVISDDRPNSRSPPASDLLDASKSLHFPVSEVIPLSTLRTDYRPYESRRRLAGSHDLFIADRAILPLLPRVLGKAFYSTKKAPIGVDFTRVGWPEQVRKVLGSSFLYLRSGTCSGIKVGRLDMEEEEILDNVMAAVEAAVEKVPKKWANVRALHLKAVDSVALPIYQAVPELGMKIEVPVARLEGEVGAGEVIDAAEVDTGRKMTNKKKALRGEGVVKEESGKRKRNRKEQDVVMQEEVQAETVKKGRKSIVVSVDEEQKVGNGKENGKRASVNVVEEASKNNKKGKKGKKDDPKLELEDDVDDLGKNKTKGKKGTIGEGKNKKSMKGRGDGGEVRVEESQEDKKSKGKKSDGSKIKKTRTRVRV, encoded by the coding sequence ATgtcgccgcagcagcagcacccggtgccccgagcAACGGTGGCCGGCGCCGTGGCCTCCCTGACCAAGTGGATGAAGAAGCGCGCTGCGGCCGCTACCCCGAACCTCCTCGCCGACGAGCGCGACGACCTcgtcctcctccagctctcgctcCGCCGCGTCCCGGCCTCGCCAACCACCAGGCCGCACTTGCTCCCACTCCCGCACCCCGTCGTCGCGCACGCCGGCGCCTCCGTCTGCGTCATCTCCGACGATCGCCCCAACTCGCGGTCCCCGCCCGCCTCCGACCTCCTCGATGCGTCCAAGTCGCTCCACTTCCCCGTCTCCGAGGTCATCCCGCTCTCCACGCTCCGCACCGACTACCGCCCCTACGAgtcgcgccgccgcctcgccggcTCCCACGACCTCTTCATCGCCGACCGCGCCATCCTCCCGCTGCTGCCGCGCGTCCTCGGGAAGGCGTTCTACTCCACCAAGAAGGCTCCGATCGGAGTCGACTTTACCCGCGTCGGGTGGCCGGAGCAGGTCCGCAAGGTGCTGGGCTCGTCGTTTTTGTACCTGCGGTCGGGGACCTGCTCCGGGATCAAGGTGGGGAGGCTAGacatggaggaagaggagattCTGGACAATGtgatggcggcggtggaggcggccgTGGAAAAGGTGCCAAAGAAGTGGGCAAACGTGAGGGCGCTGCATCTGAAGGCTGTGGATTCGGTTGCCCTGCCAATTTACCAGGCTGTACCGGAGTTGGGTATGAAGATTGAGGTGCCGGTTGCGCGATTGGAGGGAGAAGTTGGTGCTGGGGAGGTCATTGATGCTGCAGAAGTGGATACTGGGAGGAAGATgacgaacaagaagaaggcatTGAGAGGAGAGGGAGTTGTCAAGGAGGAGAGTggcaagaggaagaggaatAGGAAGGAGCAGGATGTTGTGATGCAGGAAGAAGTGCAGGCAGAGACCGTGAAGAAGGGAAGGAAGAGTATTGTGGTTTCTGTTGATGAGGAGCAGAAGGTTGGCAATGGTAAAGAGAATGGCAAGCGTGCATCGGTAAatgtggtggaggaggcaagcAAGAACAATAAGAAGGGTAAGAAAGGCAAGAAGGACGATCCCAAGCTTGAATTGGAGGATGATGTGGATGATCTTGGCAAGAACAAGACTAAGGGTAAGAAGGGGACAATCGGGGAGGGAAAGAATAAGAAGAGCATGAAGGGTAGAGGAGATGGTGGTGAAGTCCGTGTGGAGGAAAGCCAGGAAGATAAGAAGAGCAAGGGGAAGAAATCGGATGGCAGTAAGATCAAGAAGACAAGGACCAGGGTAAGGGTATAA
- the LOC133929396 gene encoding exosome complex component RRP41 homolog isoform X2 produces MGNTRVIAAVYGPREVQNKGQQVNSSEALVRCEYRMAEFSTGDRRRKPKGDRRSTEISLVIRQTMEASILTNLMPRSQIDIFVQVLQADGGTRSACINAATLALADAGIPMRDIVTSCSAGYLCSTPLLDLNYIEDSAGGADVTVGVLAKMDKVTLLQMDAKLPMDTFENVMGLAIEGCKAIANYIREVLLVNTKQLECQRG; encoded by the exons ATGGGCAACACCAGGGTCATCGCCGCCGTCTACGGCCCTCGAGAG GTCCAGAACAAAGGGCAGCAAGTAAACAGCAGCGAGGCTCTG GTGCGTTGTGAGTATAGGATGGCAGAATTTAGTACTGGGGATCGGAGGAGGAAGCCAAAAGGTGACCG GCGATCAACAGAAATTTCGCTTGTTATTCGACAAACAATGGAGGCAAGCATATTAACAAATTTAATGCCACGCTCACAG ATTGATATATTTGTCCAAGTTCTTCAAGCTGATGGTG GAACAAGGTCAGCATGCATCAATGCTGCAACACTAGCTCTTGCAGATGCTGGGATTCCAATGCGAGACATTGTCACATCTTGTAGTGCTGGGTATCTGTGTTCTACTCCTTTGCTCG ATCTGAATTACATAGAAGACAGTGCTGGGGGTGCAGATGTCACTGTTGGCGTTCTTGCAAAGATGGACAAAGTGACACTTCTGCAG ATGGATGCAAAACTACCGATGGATACATTTGAAAATGTAATGGGACTTGCTATTGAAGGGTGCAAAGCAATCGCAAATTACATCCGGGAG GTGCTATTGGTGAACACAAAACAACTGGAGTGCCAGCGTGGTTAG
- the LOC133929396 gene encoding exosome complex component RRP41 homolog isoform X1, producing MEYVNPLTGFRVDGRRPNEMRQLKGEVGVVARADGSALFEMGNTRVIAAVYGPREVQNKGQQVNSSEALVRCEYRMAEFSTGDRRRKPKGDRRSTEISLVIRQTMEASILTNLMPRSQIDIFVQVLQADGGTRSACINAATLALADAGIPMRDIVTSCSAGYLCSTPLLDLNYIEDSAGGADVTVGVLAKMDKVTLLQMDAKLPMDTFENVMGLAIEGCKAIANYIREVLLVNTKQLECQRG from the exons ATGGAGTACGTGAACCCCCTCACCGGCTTCCGCGTCGACGGCCGCCGCCCCAACGAG ATGCGGCAGCTCAAGGGCGAGGTTGGCGTCGTCGCGCGGGCCGACGG GTCGGCGCTGTTCGAGATGGGCAACACCAGGGTCATCGCCGCCGTCTACGGCCCTCGAGAG GTCCAGAACAAAGGGCAGCAAGTAAACAGCAGCGAGGCTCTG GTGCGTTGTGAGTATAGGATGGCAGAATTTAGTACTGGGGATCGGAGGAGGAAGCCAAAAGGTGACCG GCGATCAACAGAAATTTCGCTTGTTATTCGACAAACAATGGAGGCAAGCATATTAACAAATTTAATGCCACGCTCACAG ATTGATATATTTGTCCAAGTTCTTCAAGCTGATGGTG GAACAAGGTCAGCATGCATCAATGCTGCAACACTAGCTCTTGCAGATGCTGGGATTCCAATGCGAGACATTGTCACATCTTGTAGTGCTGGGTATCTGTGTTCTACTCCTTTGCTCG ATCTGAATTACATAGAAGACAGTGCTGGGGGTGCAGATGTCACTGTTGGCGTTCTTGCAAAGATGGACAAAGTGACACTTCTGCAG ATGGATGCAAAACTACCGATGGATACATTTGAAAATGTAATGGGACTTGCTATTGAAGGGTGCAAAGCAATCGCAAATTACATCCGGGAG GTGCTATTGGTGAACACAAAACAACTGGAGTGCCAGCGTGGTTAG
- the LOC133929905 gene encoding aldehyde oxidase GLOX-like, whose amino-acid sequence MGSLLRAAVFAVALLLLASSGEAFFDLFNIFRPRSESDYFQNAFDGSQEQAVPTETEQEEQGAAPATATGLTRVPPSGPPTKAAKDTVELAVDDGAGRAGAWTIVSENSGVSAMHMVVMRHGKAIMFDTTTTGRSLMRLPQDNCRIDSRAKQQGTMDCWAHAVEFDYNNGGLRSLKIQTDTWCSSGAFDADGNLVQTGGYFEGEKAVRYLSPCDTCDWLEHPNSFAEGRWYATQHVLPDGRFIVFGGRRAFSYEFVPAPGETNDKAVPMPLLRETTDDVENNLYPFVNLLPDGNLFVFANDRSVIFDPRIGKVVRELPKLAGGGRNYPASAMSALLPLDLRNASGDPEPEVIICGGSLKTAFKFGENNTFQPALRDCARINLAKPDAQWEAEDMPVGRVMGDMLILPTGDLLLLNGAAKGCSGWGFARQPILTPVLYSPQQPQGSRFRPLAASTIARMYHSSSAVLPDATVLVAGGNTNTAYNFSGVDFPTEVRVERFSPPYLSEELAANRPEIDVASVPSDGMRYGAPFTFRFSTPSEAVGEADVKVTMYAPPFTTHGYSMNQRLLILPVTGFSEEGQSYAVTVDAPAKPELAPPGYYLVFVVAKDAPSVAAWVKIR is encoded by the exons ATGGGGTCCCTCCTCCGCGCCGCGGTCTTCGCtgtggcgctcctcctcctcgcctcctccggCGAGGCGTTCTTTGATCTCTTCAATATCTTCCGCCCGCGCTCCGAGAGCGACTACTTCCAGAACGCCTTCGACGGCTCGCAGGAGCAGGCGGTGCCCACGGAGACGGAGCAGGAGGAGCAGGGCGCCGCGCCGGCCACGGCCACCGGCCTCACCAGGGTGCCGCCATCGGGCCCGCCCACCAAGGCCGCCAAGGACACGGTAGAGCTCGCCGTGGACGACGGCGCCGGGCGCGCCGGCGCATGGACCATCGTCAGCGAGAACTCCGGTGTGTCGGCCATGCACATGGTTGTCATGCGCCACGGCAAGGCCATCATGTtcgacaccaccaccaccggccggTCGCTCATGCGGCTGCCCCAGGACAACTGCCGCATCGACTCGCGCGCCAAGCAGCAGGGCACCATGGACTGCTGGGCGCACGCCGTGGAGTTCGACTATAACAACGGCGGCCTCCGCTCGCTCAAG ATCCAGACGGACACTTGGTGCTCGTCAGGCGCTTTCGACGCGGACGGCAACCTGGTGCAAACCGGCGGCTACTTCGAGGGCGAGAAGGCCGTCAGGTACCTCAGCCCGTGCGACACCTGTGACTGGTTGGAGCACCCCAACAGCTTCGCCGAGGGGAGATGGTACGCGACGCAGCACGTGCTCCCGGACGGCCGGTTCATCGTGTTCGGCGGCCGGCGCGCATTCAGCTATGAGTTCGTCCCGGCGCCGGGGGAGACGAACGACAAGGCCGTCCCCATGCCGCTCCTCCGCGAGACCACCGACGACGTGGAGAACAACCTCTACCCGTTCGTGAACCTCCTCCCCGATGGCAACTTGTTCGTCTTCGCCAACGACCGCTCCGTCATCTTCGACCCCAGGATCGGCAAGGTCGTGCGCGAGCTCCCCAAGCTCGCAGGCGGGGGGCGGAACTACCCCGCTTCCGCCATGTCCGCGCTCCTCCCGCTCGACCTCCGCAACGCCAGCGGCGACCCCGAGCCGGAGGTCATCATCTGCGGCGGGTCTCTCAAGACGGCCTTCAAGTTCGGCGAGAACAACACGTTCCAGCCCGCGCTCCGCGACTGCGCCCGCATCAACTTGGCCAAGCCCGACGCGCAATGGGAGGCTGAGGACATGCCCGTGGGCCGCGTCATGGGTGACATGCTCATCCTTCCCACCGGCGACCTGCTGCTGCTGAACGGCGCGGCCAAGGGCTGCTCGGGCTGGGGCTTCGCGCGGCAGCCGATCCTGACCCCTGTCCTGTACTCCCCGCAGCAGCCGCAAGGGTCGCGGTTCCGGCCGCTGGCCGCGTCGACAATCGCGCGCATGTACCACTCCAGCAGCGCCGTGCTGCCCGACGCCACCGTGCTCGTGGCCGGCGGCAACACCAACACGGCCTACAACTTCAGCGGCGTCGACTTCCCGACCGAGGTCCGCGTCGAGCGGTTCTCCCCGCCGTACctcagcgaggagctcgccgccaaCCGCCCGGAGATCGACGTGGCGTCCGTGCCTTCGGACGGGATGCGGTACGGCGCCCCGTTCACGTTCCGGTTCTCAACGCCCTCCGAGGCCGTGGGCGAGGCCGACGTGAAGGTCACCATGTACGCGCCGCCGTTCACCACGCACGGGTACTCCATGAACCAGCGGCTGCTGATCCTGCCCGTCACCGGGTTCAGCGAGGAGGGGCAGAGCTACGCGGTCACCGTCGACGCGCCGGCCAAGCCGGAGCTGGCGCCGCCGGGGTACTACCTGGTGTTCGTGGTGGCGAAGGATGCGCCGAGCGTGGCTGCATGGGTGAAGATTCGGTGA